The sequence AGGTTGGTGTCGTAAAGCCTCACACGGATTTCTGCCAAAATAGATGCCCAATAAGTGTTATAATATGGCCGCCAAGTGGTAGGACTTGCCTAAATTATCGGCCGTCGGACATCATCAGACAGTCAGGCGAGTATTGTATTGAAGAATTGCATTTGCTGCATATTGCATTTTAGCACCCAGTTGTCGGATTGCTCTGAATTTTACCCAGAAAAATGGCTGTTTCAttcatgcacagagagaggctaTTGAATGGTTCTGATGTTTGTCCAAAGGTTCATGGATCTAGGCCGATGAACAGACTGATAGACTCGCTGAACCTTCACCTCTGGAGCATGGAACATGCCTGTTCAGCAATCTTTGGAGTCAGGCCATTTTTAtttgagttctctctctcctctctctttcctcccctaTCTCTCCccatatctctgtgtgtctctctctctctctctctctctctctctctgtctcactcctttCCTTTTCTATGTCACATTATCACATAATCAGATTTTTCTTTACTCTCTGTGACATCTTCCAAGTTGTACTTCTCTTGCAGACTGAATCAGATTGTCCTCCAGGATTTCCATATATTTTGCTGAATTCATTTTACTTTTACCTTTACAAGCCTTCTAGGGCCTGTCAAGAAGTATCCCCAAAGCCTTTGACTGCTGAAGTACTCAGGCGAAAGTTGCTGTATCAGCTGCTGAAGTGGCTACCCAAGTGGCGGACACGGGCATCCATACACTCTACCATTCAGAGAGGAGAAGGCTAAAGGCACGAGTTTTCCATCCATATCTACTGTAGCCATGTAAACAAAAACTAGCCAACTAAGATGCTGACTCTACTTTCTGCCATTTTTACAGGAAAACtgttcatatcattctcccaTTTATTCATCTCATTATCTTTTGGttttgcatgcaacacccattgttgatgacacatCCTTGTTTCGGTTAAAAACTGGTGGAAATGTGGGCTGgttggttcactagatagcccCACGGTTCAAATAATTCTGAATGGCACCGATTCAAGAATGGGTTTGCTATTGGTGGAAAGTGGCCAGTTCCAATAGCCTATACCTCCCAATAGTGACAAAACAACTCCACGTGTACAAATAACAATCTCAAATTAGCGGTTTttatgggtgtgggtgggggaggggcgATTAATGCAGTCACTTATTTTTAATGAATTAAAATTACTTTGTAGAAATATGCTTCCACGTTTACACTGTATGTTGTGTAAAACAGATAGCACATAGCAAAAAGCATACGTTGTAGgaaaatatcaataaaaacatGACTTTCACCGGAGGTGCATGGCCTTGTGATGACTCTCTCTGGTAGGTGGATCAGGAATGGTGGCCATCTCACTGTCCCTCTCATCCTACCCTCCAACTCATCTACTCTCTGTTGCCCCTTACACCCACCCTAGATAGCAGATTCTACACAGACTGTGCCCTAGATAGCAAATTCCACACAGACTGTGCAGAACGTCCCTGGAAGCTGTCCTctacaggggaaaaaaacacttttgcCACACTCTTTGTCTTTACAGCCAGTGACCAGGTGTTAGTATTTCATAGAGTTTCTCAGTAAGAAGAATATGTAGAATGGTCAAGCCTCCACAGCTTCCACATTATGGTCATGGTTTATCTCTCAGGACTTGGCTTCACCCACTGTTATGAGGGGGCTTTCCAGAGGCCTTATCTCTCAGTATAAGGTGTTCCAGTTATGCGTGTTGCCTTGAGTGAGCACTCTGCTTGTTATGTCAGTGtggcgcacgcacgcacgcacgcacgcaggcacgcacgcacgcaggcacgcacacacatacatacatacacaaacacagatatatgtgtttgtgtgggtgtttgtgtatgtgtgtgtgtgtgtgtgtttgtgcatgtgatcTACAGCAGTAGTTGGCAgatcattcacattcacacacacacacacgcacacacgcacacacacgcacacgcacacacacacacacacacacacacacacacacacacacacacacacacacacacatacacactggctGCAGCAACCAACCCCACTTCCCCGATCCCATGGACTGATTTTTAGCACTTATTTAGTGTAGGCcatatatataatatgtttGTAAATATAACAAGTAGCTTGTAAAATCTTTAGGCTATTTATTCCGCATAGCCTATCAATAGTAGTACTATCATAGCCTTACAATAATAGCGTATCTCCTATTGATGGAGGAGGTTTTAGTGGCAcagtttagtgtaggctacatttcctaCTTCTGCACTAACCCCATCTGATGACAAATATATAGTTgcaggtaggctatgtttcatATCGtaattagtagtagtagtttctGGTTTTATTTGATAACGTTATCCTTTAAGCTACTGTTTTTTTCTGATTAGTTGAGAACATAGGGGAGCTTCATGTTACCGCTCCAGGGCCAAAGTTATTCGGAACTTTGGGGCCAACTCTATTTCATCGATTTGAAAGTGGTTAGTATATGAACAAAAAATTCTGTTTCTTCTGCGGTTTCATATTTTGCATTATTTTTGCATTATTTTCCAGCTCGGGTCTTGACAGCACGACCACTTCCTCCATACACAACTCAGTTTTCAGTTTGTAATGCCCGTCCGTGAATTGGTGTCTGTCGTCAGGTCTGACAAGGTAAGGGATGCGTATCATAacattaattcctgcaggcgcccttgcacacacacacacacacacacacacacacacacacacacacacacacacacacacacacacaaacagtcttgTAATCAACATATTTATTATTCCCATTGCAGTCCCACTGGCCACATCAAATCACAAGCTCAATAGTATGTGAAGGCGACAGAGTAATTTTATGCAAGATGATGGATAACAACAGATACAACAAAAATGTGTGCCAGAGTAGCTGATGACTTTGCTGACGTTGGGCCAGCGGGCACGGGACCTAGCTAGGCTGTCCATGGCACTCTGGCCTTGACTCTGTTCCAGACTGAGGTGTAGTCGAATGAGGGCCAGGTCAGGTAAGAGTCCACTCGCTCCTTCAAATGGTCGTCATAGTACATCGCACCTATGTTCCACACCACCTCGCCAACGTTCTTCACATTCTCCACAGCTGACCTGTAGGAAATGAAGAGTGCACAGAGATTTCTTACACCATGTGATGTGAATGAACATACATGATCAACATAATAGACTCAAACTACATACTGTCTTCACATGCACATGCTGGACATgatcactcgctcacacacacatacaagcacacacacacacacacacacacacacacacacacacacacacacacacacacacacacacacacacacacacacacacacacacacacagcgtaccGGTATGCCTCTTTAGTGCGTTGTATAACTCCTGTAGTTGGGGGACCAGGAGTGGTCGACGCCATCAGTGTACATGCTGTGACCCGCAGGAGGAAGGACACATGCAAAAGTATACAAcaacaaagaaataaaaagtaaaaaacgTTGCTGCTG comes from Sardina pilchardus chromosome 6, fSarPil1.1, whole genome shotgun sequence and encodes:
- the apoc4 gene encoding apolipoprotein C-IV, with product MSKNLALLVLICMLPACTLMASTTPGPPTTGVIQRTKEAYRSAVENVKNVGEVVWNIGAMYYDDHLKERVDSYLTWPSFDYTSVWNRVKARVPWTA